From a single Nicotiana tomentosiformis chromosome 2, ASM39032v3, whole genome shotgun sequence genomic region:
- the LOC138906162 gene encoding uncharacterized protein, whose amino-acid sequence MKVETLGWKEGMDRFVVEKETALSQLSSAESQLRGMKEKSSIQAKKLEELEAQLASELTKAKSEAEKAKAEAEEIVAVYWADAEAAQVKVREAAETAQNRAYWIVELAKCQSRRETLEEIHARGFDLADEIKKAREHETEAATLASDDDDDDDESKRGSESGEDLDGEETSPGENQEP is encoded by the coding sequence atgAAGGTGGAGACCTTGggttggaaagaaggtatggaccgctttgttgtagaaaaagagactgctttatcccaattgtcatcggccgaaagtcagcttcgaggcatgaaaGAGAAAAGCTCAATTCAGGCGAAGAAGTTAGAGGAGCTCGAGGCCCAGTTGGCTTCCGAACTTACAAAGGCCAAGTCTGAagctgaaaaggcaaaggccgaggcagaggagATCGTGGCCGTCTattgggccgatgctgaagccgctcaagtaaaagtgagagaggcagccgagaccgctcaaaatcgagcatattggattgttgaactcgccaaatgccaatctcggagggaaaccctcgaggagatccacgctcgggGTTTTGATCTTGCCGACGAGATAAaaaaggctagagagcatgaaaCCGAAGCTGCAACACTGGCctccgatgatgatgacgatgatgacgaGAGCAAAAGagggtccgagagcggggaggacctcgatggagaagaaacTTCCCCCGGAGAAaatcaggaaccttag
- the LOC104096540 gene encoding uncharacterized protein isoform X2, translated as MRQKLLYTSLELEKLKMEASEEKRKNNEYVKQLIQLTKMAYQERDEARDQLQKLVNKINQADLLNTPSQIQVDCSLFKVTKANSSTIESNSLTETYNYQSQNSSPVESFLDAVTSPELSNINVADSNAMPFVNHPLVPVSYTVVPQEMAKVDLDLASLAIESLVKGKTLPQQGKFLQAVLESGPLLQTLLVAGPLPRWRNPPQFQPLHIPPVSIKGCEAGIVTQNNAANSSHLVLPLNPQPYFEMTCGSSQMLSPYLGYQRLVSAGENCNSFVHLDKRQRLQ; from the coding sequence ATGAGACAGAAGCTTCTATACACTAGTCTTGAACTTGAAAAACTGAAAATGGAAGCAAGtgaagaaaagagaaagaacaaTGAATATGTGAAGCAATTAATACAACTTACAAAGATGGCTTATCAAGAAAGAGATGAAGCAAGAGATCAACTTCAGAAACTAGTCAACAAAATCAATCAGGCTGATTTGCTCAATACCCCTTCTCAAATCCAAGTTGATTGTTCACTATTTAAGGTCACGAAAGCAAATTCAAGCACTATTGAATCGAATAGTCTCACTGAAACATACAATTATCAATCACAGAATTCATCCCCCGTCGAGTCCTTTTTGGATGCTGTTACATCCCCTGAGCTTTCCAACATCAATGTGGCTGATTCAAATGCAATGCCATTTGTAAACCACCCTCTCGTTCCGGTTTCATACACCGTTGTACCTCaagaaatggcaaaagttgatcTTGATTTGGCCTCGTTGGCTATTGAAAGTCTTGTTAAGGGAAAGACTTTGCCTCAACAAGGGAAATTCCTTCAGGCTGTTCTTGAATCAGGGCCACTTTTGCAAACACTACTTGTAGCCGGACCGCTTCCTAGATGGCGTAATCCGCCTCAGTTTCAGCCATTACATATTCCACCAGTTTCAATTAAAGGTTGTGAAGCTGGTATTGTCACTCAGAATAATGCTGCAAATTCTAGTCATCTTGTTTTACCACTCAATCCTCAGCCTTACTTTGAGATGACTTGTGGATCATCTCAAATGTTGTCACCTTATTTAGGATATCAGAGATTGGTATCTGCAGGTGAAAACTGTAACAGTTTTGTTCACCTGGACAAGAGACAAAGGTTGCAGTGA
- the LOC104096540 gene encoding uncharacterized protein isoform X1, with the protein MEQLDSLWIYQETPEEMRQKLLYTSLELEKLKMEASEEKRKNNEYVKQLIQLTKMAYQERDEARDQLQKLVNKINQADLLNTPSQIQVDCSLFKVTKANSSTIESNSLTETYNYQSQNSSPVESFLDAVTSPELSNINVADSNAMPFVNHPLVPVSYTVVPQEMAKVDLDLASLAIESLVKGKTLPQQGKFLQAVLESGPLLQTLLVAGPLPRWRNPPQFQPLHIPPVSIKGCEAGIVTQNNAANSSHLVLPLNPQPYFEMTCGSSQMLSPYLGYQRLVSAGENCNSFVHLDKRQRLQ; encoded by the exons ATGGAGCAATTGGATTCTTTATGGATTTACCAAGAG ACTCCGGAAGAAATGAGACAGAAGCTTCTATACACTAGTCTTGAACTTGAAAAACTGAAAATGGAAGCAAGtgaagaaaagagaaagaacaaTGAATATGTGAAGCAATTAATACAACTTACAAAGATGGCTTATCAAGAAAGAGATGAAGCAAGAGATCAACTTCAGAAACTAGTCAACAAAATCAATCAGGCTGATTTGCTCAATACCCCTTCTCAAATCCAAGTTGATTGTTCACTATTTAAGGTCACGAAAGCAAATTCAAGCACTATTGAATCGAATAGTCTCACTGAAACATACAATTATCAATCACAGAATTCATCCCCCGTCGAGTCCTTTTTGGATGCTGTTACATCCCCTGAGCTTTCCAACATCAATGTGGCTGATTCAAATGCAATGCCATTTGTAAACCACCCTCTCGTTCCGGTTTCATACACCGTTGTACCTCaagaaatggcaaaagttgatcTTGATTTGGCCTCGTTGGCTATTGAAAGTCTTGTTAAGGGAAAGACTTTGCCTCAACAAGGGAAATTCCTTCAGGCTGTTCTTGAATCAGGGCCACTTTTGCAAACACTACTTGTAGCCGGACCGCTTCCTAGATGGCGTAATCCGCCTCAGTTTCAGCCATTACATATTCCACCAGTTTCAATTAAAGGTTGTGAAGCTGGTATTGTCACTCAGAATAATGCTGCAAATTCTAGTCATCTTGTTTTACCACTCAATCCTCAGCCTTACTTTGAGATGACTTGTGGATCATCTCAAATGTTGTCACCTTATTTAGGATATCAGAGATTGGTATCTGCAGGTGAAAACTGTAACAGTTTTGTTCACCTGGACAAGAGACAAAGGTTGCAGTGA